The genomic region CGTCGTGGGCGTCGATGGCCCCCTGCAAGGCGGCGGTGTCGTCCTTCACCCCATCGCCCGCGGCGTGCCAGGGTGCGGAGCGGACATTGGCGACACCGGGCGAGAACCAGTCCGGCTGGCCGGGAAAACGATGACGCGACAACAGGTCCGCGGGAGGTGGTGCGGGGCTTCCGATTTCGATGAGTGGGGTTTCCTGTCGCCGGCCTTCAATCCAGAGCGGATCCCTGCGCAGATCGCCACCCAGGAAATCGGGCGCCTTGACCGCTCCGCCCCAGATGCCGCGTCTGACGTGCGTCCATCCGGCGGCGTTGCCTGCGAGCGGCGCTTGATCCGCGATGCGGGCGATCGTAGCTGCATTTTCGAACCAGGTGTTGTCCAGCACCACCGAACGCGGCGTGGCGATTGGCGGCTCCCCTTCATGGGTGCGCACGATGCTGTCGATGACATTGATTCCGGCATCCCAGCGGGACGCGCCCAGTTTTCCGCGGATGGGCGCGCCCCGGATGTCGGCGCCGACAACGGTCAATGGACCGCGTCCGCTGTAGAATATCGACGCCTCGGTCTGGTCGCGCAGAACGGCGTTGCTCACCAGTGGCGACGGCTGTGTGCCGGTCAGGTAGAGCCCGTAGCGTCCTCCCGTCACGCGGACCGCATGTGTGGCGCCACCCGAGCCGGGTATGCTCAGGATTCCGGCGAAGGCGCCGGCCGCCTTCACCGAGACATCCTCGATCGTGGATCCTTCGGCCCCGCGGTGGTCGATGGCCGCGGCTCCGGGGTTTCCTTCGCCGAGCTCGAAGTCGACGCTGAGGACCTTCTGGTTGAAATTGATGTTCGGCTGCGACTCGGTCGGCACCGGTTGGGGGCCGGTCTCGCGGCGCGCCCAGAAATAAATCACGGGCTTCGGCTTCCCGGCGTCCTGAAAACCGGGCGCATGGTCGGCGAGGACAATGACCGCGCGTTCACCCTCCGTGGGTCCGACGATCACGCATGGGTAGTTGAATGATGGATACGCAACCCAGGGGTCCGACTGACCCTCGTAGCACCAATGGTCCCATTTCACGGTGCCCATGACCGCCTCGATTGTGTCGGACACCAGATAGCGGCCGGCGGGGAGGTAGGTGACAAGCTGAGCGTCACGCGCGTCACTCACCGCCGACTGTATCGCCGCCGTGGAATCGCGTTTGCCTGTCGGATCGGCGAGGTAGGGCGCCTGGGTCACGTCCAGGAAGCCCTGCGCGGCAAGCTTCGGATCGCCGTAGTTGGCGAGAATGAGGCGGGCAGCCTCGCGCACTTCGGATTCGGTGCGAATGGGCTTCTCGCGATTGTCCTTCGCGCCGAGCACGCCGGCACCGATGGCTGCAAGGATCAGAGTGGAAGAAATGGGACTGAGCAGATGCATGCGGATCGGTGGTGATGATAGAGGACCTTGGTGACGGGGTTCTTTTTCGAGAGGTCGACTGGCGCTTGAGGCACTGCCTTCAAGAGCCGGGGGCGAGGCTGTCCGACCTGGCCACCTCGATCAGCCGAAATGCGCCCGCAGGCACGTTTATGGGACCGATCCGGTCGAGAGGGCCGAGATTCTTTCCCGTCAGCCGATCGGTGGCAATCCAGGTGCCCGGCAAATGGGCTGAGATGCGCACGTTCCGGTCTGACGGATCGATCCAGCCGGGATCAATGAGCGAGATGAGGTGGCGGCCAGGTGAGAGCTCAATGTCCTGATGGAGGACGCGGCCCTCGACGAGAAACGGGAGCTGAGCCGCGCCTGCAGCCAGTTCTGCGGAGATTTCGCTGCGGGCCTCGTCCAACGAACGGGCGTGACCGTCCTTCTCGAGCGCATCGCCGTCAGTGCTCCAAATCGATTTCCACGGAGCATGCGGATCGGTTTTTCCGCCAGGAATGAGTGCGACGAAACCGTGTGGGGCGGTGATGGGAAGGTGGGTGGCGTCGCGGCGTGTGCGTCCCCAGAGGTAGGTTGAAACATCCGTGGGGGGCAGCGGTGCCATGCCCCAGTAGGCATCGAGGCGGTCGAAGGCCCATGGCTGTGAGTCCGTGGCGTCGACACCCCAGTCCTGCATCTGGTGATAGTTGCCGCCGTGCGTGACGAAACGTTTTGACGGGACGTTCATCACCAGCGCGACGGGCGAGATGGCGCGCACCTGGTCCCGGCGCGGAGGCGTGATCGCACCGCGACCGAGCAGGTCGAGAAAGATCCCCGCTCCCTCGATGCCCGTGATCGTCCAGTCGGTGCTTCTCCGATCGCGTTCTCCATTCAGGAACATGAAGACCTTCGCCCCCATGAGCGCCTGGCTGACGAAGTAGCGGAGCGACGGGTGACCGCTCATGGGGTATTCCCACTCCCAGGCACGACTGAAGCTGTACCAGTCGGCGCTGCAGCGGCTGGCCCAGTTGTCGACCTGGCCGTCCAGCCAGAGGCCGACGCGCGCGGCGAGATTGACGTCGGGGCTGCGCGAGTTGCTGTCCTCGACGGCGGGCACGATGACGGAGCGGTAGCGGCCGTTGAAGATCATGTCGCGCACGCGGGGATTGGCGGGCCATTCCGCCCACCAGACGCCCTTGTTGCGCGGGATGAATCGTTTTCCGTGGCGGAGGCAGAGTTCGAGGATCGGACGGATGAAGTGCTCCATGTAGTAGGGCACCTGGTCGGGCTGGGAGTCCTCGGCGCTGATGAAGCCCATCAACATTTCCGGCGCGGCATCGAGCATCGCGGCGACTGTCGCCACCTCGAGGTGCGGGGAACAGGCGTGACCGACCTGCACCCAGAACGGGCATCCGGCGTCCTCGAGGGTCTTTGCCGCGGCGACGATCTGCGCGCGCGTCAGATCATGGGCGAGCCTTCGATCGCGGCTCCAGGGTTTGCCATCGGGACGCAGAAGCGGGGCGTTCTCTCCCGGCCAGAAGGCGGTCGCGAAGCGCACGCGCGGATAGGGGAATCGCTTCTGGTAGGCACGGACCTCGGCGATCCAGTTGTCGAACTTCCGCGGATTCCAGCCGTTCCAGATCGTGTGATTGACGATCACATCGAACGGACCGTCAGCTCCCGGCAGCGGCGGACCCTTCCACTCGCGCGCGATTCCGCCGAGGTTTTTCAGCGTGACGCCGATTTGCTTCATCTCGTTCTGGCGGCCGAGCAATTCGAGCGACTTCTCCCATCCGCGTTCGAAGGTCAGACGGTAGAGGCTGTCATCGCCATTCGGACTGGATCCCAGAATGACGCTGCCAAAGGGCGCGCCGGGCAGGACGGCTGCCGCCGTGAAACCGATCGGGGCCGTCGCGCCGCCGATTTCCCGCGCAGCGCTGTCGAGCAGCCGCAAAGTTGATCCCTCGATGAGAATGAGCTCCTTTCCCGGGGAGGAGTGAACGTCCCCTTGGGCGAAAAGACGCATGGTGTAGTGTGTGGAGTAGCTCGACTGCGGAAACCGGTCGGGCAGCGCGGTGGATTTCCAGGCTCCGTTTTCAAGACGGCAGAGGGCCGGGGTGAAAATGAACTCCGCAAGACCATCTTGGTTGAGATCGGCGGCGATGCCATTGGCCGAGCGCAGACTCAGGAGCGGATCGCCGACGTGGGTGCCGAGAGACAGGCCCGCAGCCATCGGCCCGAGCTGCGGACCTTTGAAGCACTGCACATCCTGCTTGTTGCCGCGGATCACGAGGGCCGCAATCTCGTCCGCCCCATCACCGTCGAAATCACCGGCCCGCATCACGCGGATAAATCCGTCGACGCCTGCGGCGGCGAGTTTCGTGCCATCGGATGAAAAGGCGGTGACTTCGCGCGAAATTCCACCCGCGAGAACGACAGGGGTTTTTCCATCGAGCCGGGCGATGGCCACTTGATAGACCGGTGCGTGCAGGTCGGCGGTCCAGCGCTTCCTGCCCGCAAGGTCGAGCACGGTGACGCCGCCGTCGGCGCTGGCGGCGACAATCTCATCGCTGCCGTCGCCATCGAGGTCTCCTGATGCGAGATCGAACACGAAGCCACCAACGGGCGCATCCCAGAGGTGCCGGCCGTCGATGGAAAAGGCGCAGATCCGATTGTCGTAGGTTGAGCCGACGATCAGATCCGAATTCGATCCCGCGTTGGTATGCGCGATCGTGAGCCGGTAGATATTGCGTCCGTGGGTGGGAATGACTTCGACGCGGGCCGATGCCGCTATTGCGGCCAGCAGGAAAGCGACGGAGGCCAGTCCGCGGCGGAGGAGTCCGGCGGTAGTCGGTGACGCGGGCATCATGACCATCCTACCGGCAAAGTGGTGCGGGATTCAACCCACGCGATTTCGTGGATTGCAGTTCAAGGGGTCGCACACTAGCCTCTTGCACTCTCCCCCGTCGGCCTTTCGGAATTGGGGAACAATGATTGATTCCCGACTTCTCATGGTTATGCGCATCGCCTCCCTGCTGCTTGCATCGCTCACAATGGCCACGGTCGCAATGGGTGCGCCGGACCGCCCAAACATCCTCTGGCTCACGAGCGAGGATCATGGACAGGAGATGGGCTGCTATGGAGACAAGCTTGCGCGCACGCCAAATGTCGACGCGCTCGCGGCCAAAGGCATGCATTTCCGCTTTGCCTGGTCGAATCATCCGGTCTGTGCGCCGGCGCGCACGGCCATCATCACCGGGCTCTTCGGCGAAAGTTCCGGAGGCATAAACATGCGATCGATGGTGCCGCTTCAGCCTGGTGTCCGCCTTTTCCCGGAGTACCTGCGGGAGGCGGGCTACTATTGCGTGAACAATTCCAAGGAGGACTACAATGTTCCGAAGACCTCGGGCACCTGGGATGTTTCATCGAAGGATGCCCACTGGCGCAATTGTCCGGCGGGGCATCCCTTTTTCTCGGTGTTCAATTCGTTGAAGAGCCATGAGAGCCAGATACGTTCGAAGCAGGCCAGCCTGCCTGGCGGCATCATCACCGATCCGGCGAAGGTGCGCGTGCCGGCCTTTCATCCGGACACGCCCGAGGTTCGGAAGGACTGGGCGCGCTATTACGACATCGTGAGCGCGGCCGACGCCGATGCCGGAGCGCACCTGCGCGAGCTCGCGGCGGCGGGGCTGGAGGATGACACGATTGTGATCTATTTCGGAGATCACGGCAGTGGCATGCCCCGCTACAAGCGCTGGCCGGGCGACTCCGGACTGCGTGTTCCCCTGGTGGTTTACATCCCAGAGAAGTGGCGCAGCCTCGCGCCGTCGGACTATGCGCCGGGGGCGGTTTCCGACCGTCTGGTGAGCTTCGTCGACCTTGCCCCCACCATGCTGAGTCTTGCCGGTGTAAAGCCGCCCGCGTGGATGCAGGGAAGCGCCTTTGCGGGCCGGTACATCGCACCGGGCCCCAAGTATCTTTTTGGCGGACGAGACCGCATGGACGAATGCCTGGATGTCGCCCGCAGTGTGACCGACGGACGTTATGTCTACATTCGGAACTACTATCCCTTCCTCTCCGACGGACAGCACATCGCCTATCAGTTTGAAACCCCGACCACGCGCATCTGGAGGCAGTGGTTTGATGAAGGCCGCACCAACGAGGCGCAGAGCGCGTTCTGGCGGACACCGCGTCCCGCGGAGGAGCTTTTCGATCTGACGACGGACAGGGATGAAGTGCGCAACCTTGCCGGATCGCCGGCCCACGCGGAGGAGCTGGCGCGTTTTCGCCAGGCGCTGCGTGCGCATCAGCTTGAGGTCCGTGACATCGCGATGCTGCCGGAGGGGGAGATGCGCGCCCGACTTGTCGCGCACGAGCCGGTTCCGGAACTGGAGCGAGTCATCGAGACAGCGGACCTTGCGTCGCGCGCGTCGCCGAATGAACGCAGTGAACTCATCAAGCGCCTGTACGACCCGGCTTCCGCGGTGCGCAGCTGGGCGGCGCTGGGATGTCTCATCCAGGGGCCGGCGATGGTGAAGGCGGCGGCCGGTCCGCTGTCAGTGGCGCTGGCTGACTCATCGCCCCATGTGCGCATTTCCGCGGCGCGGGCGCTGGCGCGTTATGGCACTGCGGAGGAGGTGAAATCCGCGCTGGAGACGCTGCGCGAACTCGCGCCGCCGGACGTGAACGGGTTCTTTGTCGCCTTGGAGGCGCTCAATGCAATCAACGACCTTGGCGTCCGCGCCGGAGACCTTCGCGCCTGGGCCTCCCGCCTGAGCGCCGACATCCCGTATCCAAACGAACGATACGATTCCTACCTGCCCAATGTCATTGGAAAACTCGGACAGCCGCCCGAGGGACGATAGGGCCGGGGGCGACCGCCGACGGCCCCGATCCTGAAGGGGTCAGCCCCTAATGTTTGTGGTTGATCTTGGCGCACCTGGTATTGTCGCGGACTTTCGCAATGTGGCTTTGGGCGTTCTTGGTGGTGAGCGCGCTTGCTGCATCGCGCCATGCCAATGGGGTTGCTTAGTTTGTTAGGCCTTGATTGTCTGAGGGCTGTCGTGGGCTGGGGTAGAGGAGGGCCCCGCACCTTCAGGTGCTGACATTGCGATGCGGGGCCTGCAGGGTTGGAAATTGAGGCTTTACACCATGGGCGGGGACAGGCACTTCCTTACCTTTCAACACTCTCACCATGGGCAATCTGAAGAAGAAGCGTCGTCTCAAGATGAACAAGCACAAGCGCCGGAAGCGCTTGAAATCGAATCGCCACAAGAAGCGCACGTGGCAGAAGTGAGCGCCGGCTGCGCGATTATTTGAGGTCCGGGTGGCCTCGCCGATTTTCGACCCGCTGCATGATCGCAGCGGGTTTTTCTTTTTTTTGACAGAAGCCTCCAGGAGCTGATCCCGGATCGTTTGCACAGTTTTAGCAAAGCCGGTTAAGTTCTGGTAAATGCGGGTATTACGCAGGGGCTGAACCTCAAAATGGTTTGCCCGACGGGGTGGTGCGCCGATTCGTCGTGGAATCGAATCAACGCGTCCACTCACCATGCGACTCCGGCCAGACCAAACGACCTTAAGCTTCGCAGGACCCCGTGCCGTATAGGGGCGCGTAGCGACCGTCATGCTATTTTCCACCAAACCCAAAGGCTTCTTCATCGACTGGAACGATCATGGAACATTCGTTGCCCGCACCAGCGGCCCGATTCCGCCATTCGTAGTCGAGGAGTTGCGAGAAGTTCCGTCCGGCGAGGCCACCGCGCTTGCCGAAACGCTGAAGCAGCTTCAGCCAAAACGGAGCCAGACCGGATTTGTCCATGCCACCGTGGGCATGCATTCCGACCAGCGTTTGCTGCGTCGCGCCACCCTTGAGGTTAAGCGCGTCAAGGAAACGGGCTATCTGGATGAAGTGCTTCAGACGCAGTTCAAGGTCGAGCCTGACAAGTTCATTGCGGCTGTTCTCAACGCCAGTGACGGGGCGGAGTACGACATGGCCAAGGCCACCCAGAAGGATGTCCTCTTTTGCGGCGTGCCCCAGGAGGAGGTCATTACCTTTCAGGACACCGTGCTCGCCAAGGGCATTTATCCGGAGCGGGTGGAAATCGGTTCACTGGCGGTCATTGGTGCGCTCGTCGATTACCTGAGCTACACGCAGTCGAAGGTTCCGACGCTGGTGCTCGAACTCGGCTACGACACGACGCATTCCTTCATCATTTCGGCGGGCGGAGTGGACTCCTCGCGCCCGATTCCGATCGGTCTGTCCTCGATGATTCCCGTCGTTCAGAAGGAACTCGGCCTGAAGGACGAGGAATCCGCCAAGCGGCTCTTTTATTCGAACACGTTTGATTTCACCGGCATGGGCGCGCAGCTCATCCGGCGTCTGCTCACGGAACTGCAGTCCTCGATCGGCTTCTACGAGGTCCAGACGGGTCTGACCGTGGGACAGGTGGTGTGCACCCAGCTTCCGCTCAAGCTCAATTGGATCGCCGACGTGATTGCGACCCAGCTTGCGGTGAGGTCGCTCCGCCTCGATGTGGTTCCCTGGCTTCACGCCCGCAGCATCACGCTTGCGGATTCCCCCAACTCCCTGGCCGCCGATTCCCGCTGGCTCGGCGTATTCAGCCTGATGGTACAGTACCATGCCCTCGCTTCTGAAAAGAAAGACTGAGAAGGGGCAGATGCCTCTCGTGCCTTCCTGGCATCCGAACTTCCGCAATTTCGAGCGGTTGCCGGACACGAAGGCCGTGCGCACCTCGTTCTTTGTGAACGGCGTGGCGGTGGTCATCGCCATCTCGCTGCTCCTCGTTTTTGCGTACCAGGAGTACGCGCTGCATGTGCTCAAGCGCCAGGTGGGCGAGTGGGAGGCGCGCATCGATCGCGATCAGAAGCCAAGCGCCGTCGCGGTTGCCGAGTACAAGAAGTTCCAGGCTGAGGAGAAAAACGCCGCCGAACTGGAGGCATTTGTCAGCAGTCCGGTCGTCCTTTCCTCGCTGCTGCTCGACCTCGGCCGCACACTGCCGCCCCGCATCGCGCTGCTCAATGTCATCTATCGGCTGGACGGAGTGAATCTGCGCGGAGTCGTCCGTGGTGCGGGTGACCGCGCCAGTGGCGAGGTGGCCGCCTACGTGCAGAAGCTCAAGAAGGAGCCCGCCTTCAGCACGGTGTTTGACAACGTCTCCCAGTCCGCGCTGGGCCGCGATTCGCAGGGGGACCGGCTTTCGTTCGAGTTGTTCATGAAGTTCAAGGGCGCGTCCGCCCCGGCAAGAAAATGAGCAAGGACAAGACATCACCCGGCTTTCTGAAAAAGCATCCGCTGAGCGTCGGCTGCGCGCTGCTGAGCGCGCTGCTCATCGCGGGGATCATTTATCGCCGGGATGCGATGCCGGCCACGGTCACGGATCTTGAGGAGAAGACGGCGAAGGGCGAAAGGCTCACGGCCAACCTCACCAACTCCAACCAGCTCGTCGAACAGAGGGACGCGATGGCAAAGGTCAACGCCCTCGTTGCCGGCCGCCTCGTCAAGGCGTCGGAGCTCGCGAAGAACCTGCAGTATTTCTATCGCATGGAGGCCGAGACGGCGACGAAGTTCATCGAGCTTCGCCAGCAGGCGTCGCCGACGTCGGTCAAGCCGGGCAATGCGTATCTTTCCGTGCCCTATACGATGACCGTCGAGGGCAGCTACCTGCAGCTAGTGACCCTGCTGCGGCGCCTGGAGAATGGCGTCCATTTCTGCCGGATTCTGAATGCGACGATCACCCGCGGCGCGGGTGATCCGGCCAGCACCGTGAGTCCGCTGACACTGACCATGAACCTCGAACTTCTCGGCCAGCCATGAGCAGGCTCACGGCAGGACTTCCCTTGATTTTGCTCGCGACAGGCATTGCGGGTGGTTCGCTTGCGGCCGCGCCGGCGCGGGGCATCAAGGCGGACATCAATCCAACGGCCGCACGCGCGGCCATGCTGGAGAAGGCGCAGAGGCTCACCCGTCAGACGGAGGTTGCCAACCTGCCGGCGACGACGGTGGATCCCTTCAACCCGGCCAGCTTCAACGCCCCTGATCCGGAGGAACTGCGACTTGCCGCCGAAGCCGCAAGACGCGCCAGACCGGTGGCAGGCCCGCGCGTGGCCTCCGATCGCGATCTGCTCATTGCGATCGCCGCACAGATCAAACCCACCGGCACAATGAGCCTTGGCGGTGAAGCGATCCTTCTCGTCGGCTCCCACAAGATTCGTGTCGGGGAAACCATTTCGGCCTCTTACGAGGAGAAACCGATCGCCGTCACGGTGACCGCGATTGATCGCAACAGCTTCAGTCTCCGCCTCAACGGCGAAGAATTTACTCGTCCAATCAAATCAGGATCAAATCCATGAGAACCCGCCTGCTGCTCCTCGCGCTGCTTTCCAATGCAGCCATGCCGCTCCTCCGTTCGCAAACGCCAGCGGCGGTGGAAAGCCCGTCCGCTCCCAATCCCGATGCGCCTGCCGCCGCTGCCGCGCCTGCACCGGCGGATCCAGCCGCAGCGCCCGCCGTGACACTTGCACCGGTGGAGACCGCGCCTCCCGCGACCAAGACCAAGGACACGCTGTCCGTCGACTTCCCGGATGAGGAGATTCGCTCCGTCCTGCGCAATGTCGCCGACCTGTTCGAGCTGAATCTTGTCATTCCGGAGACGCTCCAGGGAAAGACCTCCGTCAAGCTGCGCGATGTCACCTGGCGCCAGATCTTCCAGGTGGTGCTGTCGCCGGTTGGCTACACCTTCGTTGAGGACGGAAACATCATCAAGATCGTCACATCGGAGTCCCTGAATCTGGAGCCCGTCACGACGGATGTGTTCATTCTCAACTACGCCAAGGCCGAGGACATCAAGAAATCCGTCGAGCCCCTGGTTGAAGCCGCCGCCGGCGGCCGAGTGATCGTGGATTCGCGCAGCAATGCGCTCGTCATCTCCGAGAGGCCGACCCGCCTGAGCCGCGTGCGCTCCATCATAGAGCGCCTCGACCGTCCCACCGAACAGGTGGTGATTGAGTCCAAGTTCGTCGAGGTCTCCGACCGCGACGTCAAGAATCTCGGCGTCAAGTGGAGCTCCCTTGCGAACTACAACATCAGCGCGGGTCCCTTCAGCCAGAACTTCTCCCGCCAGCGCACGGGTGGATACAACAACTCGAGCGACAACTCATCGTCGACAACGGGTATCACGAACAACTCGTCGTCCGCGGGCTCCAGCAGTTCGAACTCAGTCGCATCGGTCAACGGTGCCGTCACCGGCACGTCCACGACGGGCTCCAGCCTGAGCCTGAGCAATGATGGCAAAAACGGCACGAGCGACGCCTTCACCGCGCTTCAGGGGCTGGTTAGCGGCGGCAACACCTCGCGCCTGGCCACGGCTCTGTTCAGCGCCGATCAGCTCCAGGTTGTCCTGAGTGCGCTGCAGACGCTGTCCGACATCAAGGTCGTTTCCAATCCCACTGTCGTGACCCTCAACAACACGGAGTCCTCCATCAATGTGGGCGAGGAGTTCCCGATTCCGAACTACACCTACAACCAGGAGCGCGGCACGTTCGAGGTCTCGGGCTTCCAGTACCGCCCGATTGGCATTCTTCTCAAGGTCACCCCGCAGGTGAACAGCCAGGGTTTCATCAAGCTCACGCTCGAGCCTGAGGTCAGCCAGCGCAACGGCGAGACCTCGTTCGGCGGCGCGGGTGGAGCCCAGATTCCGATCATTGCCACGCGCAAGGCCAAGACCCAGGTGTCATTGAAGGATGGATACACGATGGGCCTTGGCGGGCTCCTGACCTCCCGCTCCGAGGATGCGTCCTCCAAGGTTCCGCTTCTGGGGAGCATCCCGATCATCGGCCGCGCCTTCAAATCCAAGAATCGCGACCAGTCGATGACCAACCTCGTCATCTTCATCACGGCAAAAACCGTCGCCGCGGATGGCGCCCCCATCACCGAGGTCTTCGATTCGCGCAACATCCGCCGCATGAACATCAAGAAAGAGGACCTTCCCGGCTACCGCGATCCGTCCGATCCGTTCGCGCCCCTGCCCGAGCCGGAACCGGTCGCGAAGAAGTCCTTCTTCCACCGCAGCTCCTCCGCTGATCAGTCGGTCAGGAACAACTAAGCCGGGTGTTTTCATCCGAGCTTCACTCCAACCTCAGCCTTTGAAGGTGAGTCCATGAAATTTCCAAAAAGAGCCCTCCTCGGACTGCTCGCAGC from Opitutaceae bacterium harbors:
- a CDS encoding AURKAIP1/COX24 domain-containing protein, which translates into the protein MGNLKKKRRLKMNKHKRRKRLKSNRHKKRTWQK
- a CDS encoding sulfatase-like hydrolase/transferase, which codes for MIDSRLLMVMRIASLLLASLTMATVAMGAPDRPNILWLTSEDHGQEMGCYGDKLARTPNVDALAAKGMHFRFAWSNHPVCAPARTAIITGLFGESSGGINMRSMVPLQPGVRLFPEYLREAGYYCVNNSKEDYNVPKTSGTWDVSSKDAHWRNCPAGHPFFSVFNSLKSHESQIRSKQASLPGGIITDPAKVRVPAFHPDTPEVRKDWARYYDIVSAADADAGAHLRELAAAGLEDDTIVIYFGDHGSGMPRYKRWPGDSGLRVPLVVYIPEKWRSLAPSDYAPGAVSDRLVSFVDLAPTMLSLAGVKPPAWMQGSAFAGRYIAPGPKYLFGGRDRMDECLDVARSVTDGRYVYIRNYYPFLSDGQHIAYQFETPTTRIWRQWFDEGRTNEAQSAFWRTPRPAEELFDLTTDRDEVRNLAGSPAHAEELARFRQALRAHQLEVRDIAMLPEGEMRARLVAHEPVPELERVIETADLASRASPNERSELIKRLYDPASAVRSWAALGCLIQGPAMVKAAAGPLSVALADSSPHVRISAARALARYGTAEEVKSALETLRELAPPDVNGFFVALEALNAINDLGVRAGDLRAWASRLSADIPYPNERYDSYLPNVIGKLGQPPEGR